aattcagtaggtccgGAGCCTAGGGATTTGTATTTTAGACATCCTAGATGATTCTGATGGAGACGGTCTTCCCACTGCATTCTGAGTAACCCTGGTAGCCGATGGCTCTTTCTCAACTGAAATCAAATTAGGTAGAGGGGATTAAAGGAGTAAAAGGTAGTTTTCCTAACTGTCATCCTAACCTTTTATAGATATCTTGAAACTGGGATGACAAATAATGTAACAGTACAGTATCTTCACTAGGGGAAAAACTCAAGTCTTTCTATAGTAGCACCCCTTTATTCCTTTTAATAGGCAAAATTTGACCAAGAAGCAACATGTGGTATTAGAAACAAAATACTATTGAACCAGCTGTCATTCTCAAGACTCCTATTATAAACATCTGTTAGTATCAAAGATAAGCAATGCTTTAGCAACTTTTGGCTTTGAATTATAGCCAATTCACTTTACTTTTTGGTATCTGCTTTTTTATGAGCCTTGTTTAAGCAAGAAACTAGCTGCTAGTTTGAGTTTCTTCTTAGAAAACAGATAAGATTCATTACAGACACACAATTGCTTAATGTGAGACTTACTGAAAAGCAAAATTCACCTCTTAACCACACCCATTTAAAAAGGCTTCAATTCCTAAAAAGCTGACATGATTATTGTTAGATCCAGCTGTTTAAAACCAGCCATGTCAATCTTGGAAGGTGATTCTGTTTCCAAGTATTGTAATTCATGTTagctcttaaaaatacaaaaccaccTGGAGTAATTAACTACCTTGGTTTAATCAATCATATTTCATAGAAGCTCAAAGCACTCAAACATTTCCCCTttatatgaataaacaaaagcCCTATAATTTACAATGTGCAGAACACTATATAAAGGAATTCCCATAAAAATTACATTAGGCTCTTTTACATCACCAAGGCAACTGCTGTAGTTTTCTGACTTGTACAGCCTCTGCCTGAATTCATGTTCTTCTTTGTGATGATCTAAATTTAAATTGGTAAGTACAAATCACAGCAAAAAGtaaagttttcatctttaatGAAATGACTTTGGAAATAACATACATTTCCATGACACCAACACTACAGTTTTCGGAGTCACAGTAAGATACACAGAATTATATCCATAATTACTATGAATGCCAACATTTCAAGCAGTAATTTCTGTTACATGGCAAACAAAATCAAGAAAGCAACCATCAAACAAAAGAGACCCATAGCTTCAGACAAGGCAAATCCCAGGATAGCATATGAGAACAGCTGCTGCTTCAGCGAAGGGTTTCTAAAAGAGACAACACATATCactgttattttgaaatattgtttgaattttaacACAGTTGGTAAGTATTAAAGAATCAAATTACTAGTGTAGGGGATCTTTGTAAACTAGAAAGTCCTGGAGCAGTATTTGCCTAGATCTCTTTTGGTTCTGCCTTTGACATTCCTTTCTCCTCAATCCTAGTCATAtggggaaaaggtggggaggggcactgtCTCTCTGTGTCAATGTAAGTGGTTAGTCTTCATCCATTTTGAGGCATTGATATTCTTCTTATCCCCATGAAAGTATGTTCTATACTTTATAagatttgataatttaaaaataaagtcttaaataataaaatggaaattgatatttttaaagcatgagcTCTCTTAATTACATTCCCAATATAACTTAACAACTAGTGCAGACTCTGAAGTCAAAGTGagttaaaatttactttctgacACTAgctatgactttgggcaagcagTATAATCTCTGTGTCTCTAGTTCTTCACACATAAACTGGAGTGTTTCTCTAAGGGGTGTTGGGAGCAGTAAATGAGCTAATGCACACAAAGTCCTCAAAATATAACGCAGGACAAGACAGGCACTCAGTACAAAATAGCTATTACTATTTCACTAGTTAGTTCTAAGTTTCCAactatttcaagaattttttttaaactagtttgTTTGGTAATAAAAATTACCTGGCATAACCAATGATGAGGCTGCCAAAGACTGTTCCAATACCAGCACCAGAACCAGCCACTCCTACTGTCGCAGCACCTGCACCAATAAATTTGGCCGCAGTATCAATGTCTCTGCTGATTGCACTGGTCTGAAACTCCCTTTGGATTAGCTGAGACACACCACTCTGGGCCCCATTAAATACCGTAGAGCCctaaaaaacaggaaataaaggCAAAGTTCAAATCAGTAATCACAGTTGGCTATTTTAATCATGGTACTGTCAAAATGATAACTACTTCTCTATTTTGTAGCTGAGTTTAGACAGGAGGTGGTATGGCACGACAGAAAAATCATGGGCTTAGAATAATTCCAATCTTGTAGAACAGGAACAACAACATCTATACCATATAaggtttttgaaaattaagaaacagtATATGTGCATACGCTTTTTAATAAAGTAGGCTTTTCAGTAACTGCTGCTATCATAATCTTCAATATAGGCAACTCAAaactaaatacttaaatatatatactgaCTATATTTTTTAGCCAATTCAGGTGGATAAGTTTTGGATACAGAAGTTTCTTTCATTGGCTCATTCTCTGCAAGGTTTTTGGATGAAAGGGTGGAAAGAACTGACTAAAACCATTCATTAATGAGGTTTTCCCCCTTCACTTTAATCAAAACCATAAGACTCACTTGGTAGTGTTACTTAATTTCTATTATTACTACTTTTACCTCTCCAGTCCGGGCCTCTGGTCGAGATAACACTGATGCAGAAATTGGTCTGTATGCAACTCTGGATCCAGCTCGGATCTGTTAATGAAAAAAGATTCCATGTATTAGTTAAGTTAAGAACACAGATAAGACGTCAAGAACCCTTCCTGCACCATGAATTCTAAAAAAGCAAGCAGCAAAAATCAACCAGAAAGATCATGACttctattgattcttattttggcTGTTTGGTTATTTTCAATGCATGAAGCAATTTTAAGAAAGTTGTCAATGCAATTTTAAAGCTTGCTTCACAATATATTTGTTAACACTCTGAACAAAACTTCTAAGAACAattcgttaaaaaaaaataagaattgcttttaaaatttcaatcattGTAGTGCCACAATTCAGATCAGAAAACTGTCAGTAAACACCCTTACATTCTTTGGTAAGTTTACGAGAAATAACAAGTAAGTACATCAGCACTGTAAGCCCGTGTCATTTAAAGCAGCCCGTTAGTTAACATAAGCTCCCACTATTTCTAAGATATTCCTTTATgtccataaaatttaaaaaagcattttaagcaATTCCACATCAGTGTAAGAAGAATCGTCAAAACACTCCGACCGTAAGGACACATTCCAGTCCACCTTCTCTGCCCTTGAGTGTCCACTAAACTAAGGTCACAGAAAATCCCTTCAGAACCAACACCTGATTCTCAAAGATAAATCCCCCAAATCTTCACCTCACCCAAAGCGTCCAAAATGGTTTTGGAAATAACAacccaaaggcaggaaaaaaaatcctctcggCTCCTGCACTAGCTACTTCCGCTCACACAGGGTGAGGCAAAGtccctccctctgcagcagcGAGTTTGACCTACAGATCGGCCACGCAGAGCACAGCTGCAATGGACTAGGCCTCAGCGGCCCCCTCCATCCTCTACTGCACCCCAACCTTCGCGTGGCCCCAACTCAACAGGGTGAcggaggcggggggggggagggggcggctccGGGACGAGGAGCAAGGAGCGTTTGACCTACACCGAGTGGAGCCTGACAGCTAGGCCTCGGCGGCTCTCCACCGCCCTCGTGGAGGGGAGGAGCGGCGTGAGAAGCcccagaatgagaaaagaaaggccGAAAAAGACGTAAAGGTTAAGGGGCGAGGGAGAGCTGTCCCAAGAGGGCGGTGTGCCCCGCCCGGAGGTGACCCGTTCAACAACGTGGACGCCCAGGCCAAGGGCCCCCGGGCCAGCCTGGGCTACGCACCAGAGCAGGGCTGCAGGCGAGCTTGGCGCAGGCGAACATCTTGCACTCTAGGGGGCGGCGCGGCTGGAGAACTTGGATGACAGGCGAGGTGGGCTCCTCTCCCGCTTCCTCTCTGCAGAGGCAAAGAGGCTTAAGGTCAAGTGCCCTCCGAGGGCCTGTACTTCCACCCAGTTCCCGCGGGCTCCTGTGCCCGCGGTCAGCTTGGGCCCGGCGCCCAGCGAGGCGCCAGCAGAATGAATGGGTCCCTCCTGGGCGCGGCTCCACCCCGGCACGGCCCGGCTCCCGCGCCCTCCGCTTACCTTCTCTAGAGGTGGCGGCGACCGCGGCTGCCGAGGTCGAAGGAGTGGGGCTGGGCGCGCAGGCGCGGTCCGCCTCTTATCCGCGCCGCGGCACCCGGATGGTGAAGGCGGGGAATCGGGCGCTCAAGGTCACTTTGTAACAACTTTATTGGTAACCAGCCGGGAAGGACAGTTAACAACCACCCCGGGATGGACTGGCGGGCAGAGGGtagtgaaggagagaaagaaattaaagactagtccaggcagagagaactgaACGGGTTGTTTCGGCTTTGATCTAAGCTGGTCGGAGGATCCTGGGTCTTTACCTTTAAGCTGACACCTTCCTAATGAGATTTGACCGTTCATCAGTTGCTAGGTCTCTTTAATACAGAGGCCCCCCTCTGAAACAGCACTCTGTGTGGGGAAAAGCTTC
The genomic region above belongs to Camelus ferus isolate YT-003-E chromosome 5, BCGSAC_Cfer_1.0, whole genome shotgun sequence and contains:
- the ATP5MC3 gene encoding ATP synthase F(0) complex subunit C3, mitochondrial — encoded protein: MFACAKLACSPALIRAGSRVAYRPISASVLSRPEARTGEGSTVFNGAQSGVSQLIQREFQTSAISRDIDTAAKFIGAGAATVGVAGSGAGIGTVFGSLIIGYARNPSLKQQLFSYAILGFALSEAMGLFCLMVAFLILFAM